A window from Myripristis murdjan chromosome 11, fMyrMur1.1, whole genome shotgun sequence encodes these proteins:
- the cpne4b gene encoding copine-4 isoform X1, with the protein MSNIYESAEATLGFISSPCLTKVELRVACRGISDRDALSKPDPCVVLKMQSHGQWFEVDRTEVIRSSINPVFSKIFLVDFYFEEVQRLRFELHDISSAHNGLRDADFLGAMECTLGQIVSQRKLTKALLKQGNTAGKSSITVTAEELSGNDDYVELSFSARKLDDKDFFSKSDPFLEIFRINDDGSGSLVHRTETVMNNLSPVWKSFKVSLNTLCSGDHDRELKCTVWDWDSNGKHDFIGEFQTTFKEMRAEQEGKQIQWECINPKYQMKKKNYRNSGVVILNHCKIIKMYSFLDYIMGGCQIQFTVAIDFTASNGDPRNSCSLHYIHPYQPNEYLKALVAVGEICQDYDSDKMFPAFGFGAQIPPDFKVSHDFAVNFDEDNPECAGSIFGSKIERTTTLICMCEMGLSSLLLTQLHSCREGIQGVVEAYQNCLPKIQLYGPTNIAPIIQKVASSASEEMHTKEAMEYFILLILTDGVITDMADTREAIVHASHLPMSVIIVGVGNADFTDMQMLDGDDGILRSPKGEPVLRDIVQFVPFKDFKHASPAALAKSVLAEVPNQVVDYYNAKGIKPKCMSDYESTRTFSP; encoded by the exons gtggaCCGGACAGAGGTGATCCGCAGCAGCATCAACCCGGTCTTCTCCAAGATCTTCCTGGTGGACTTCTACTTTGAGGAGGTCCAGCGGCTCCGCTTTGAACTCCATGACATCAGCTCTGCCCACAATGGCCTCCGCGATGCCGACTTCCTGGGAGCCATGGAGTGCACCTTGGGACAG atCGTCTCACAGCGGAAACTGACCAAAGCTCTACTCAAGCAGGGAAACACCGCTGGCAAGTCTTCCATTACG gTAACAGCAGAGGAGTTGTCTGGTAACGATGATTATGTTGAACTCTCCTTCAGTGCTCGTAAGCTAGATGacaag GATTTCTTCAGCAAGTCCGACCCTTTCCTGGAGATCTTCAGAATAAACGATGACGGGTCTGGGTCACTCGTTCACAGAACTGAG acgGTCATGAACAACCTGAGCCCAGTTTGGAAATCCTTCAAAGTTTCCTTGAACACACTCTGCAGTGGCGACCATGACAGGGAGCTAAAG TGCACCGTATGGGACTGGGACTCTAATGGCAAACATGATTTCATTGGGGAGTTTCAGACCACCTTCAAAGAgatgagagcagagcaggagggcaagcag ATCCAGTGGGAGTGCATCAACCCTAAATAtcaaatgaagaagaagaactacAGAAACTCTGGCGTTGTCATCCTCAACCACTGTAAG ATCATAAAAATGTATTCCTTCCTGGATTACATCATGGGAGGCTGTCAGATCCAGTTCACa GTGGCAATAGACTTCACAGCGTCCAATGGGGACCCCAGGAACAGCTGCTCGCTCCACTACATCCACCCCTACCAGCCCAACGAGTACCTCAAGGCCCTGGTGGCGGTGGGGGAGATCTGCCAAGACTACGACAG tGATAAGATGTTTCCAGCGTTTGGCTTTGGAGCCCAGATACCACCTGACTTCAAG GTTTCACACGATTTCGCTGTGAACTTTGATGAGGACAATCCTGAGTGTGCCG GAAGTATTTTTGGCTCCAAAATAGAGAGAACAACAACACTAATCTGTATGTGTGAAATGGGTCTCTCCTCGCTTCTTCTCACACAGCTGCATTCCTGccgtgaag gaatcCAAGGTGTGGTGGAGGCCTACCAGAATTGTCTCCCTAAAATCCAGTTGTACGGGCCCACCAACATTGCCCCAATCATCCAGAAAGTGGCCTCTTCTGCCTCCGAAGAGATGCACACTAAGGAGGccatg GAATATTTTATCCTGCTGATCCTGACGGACGGCGTCATCACCGACATGGCGGACACACGGGAGGCCATCGTGCACGCCTCTCACCTGCCCATGTCCGTCATCATCGTTGGGGTTGGCAACGCCGACTTCACCGACATGCAGATGCTGGACGGGGACGACGGGATCCTGCGCTCACCCAAGGGCGAGCCCGTCCTCCGCGACATTGTCCAGTTCGTCCCTTTCAAGGACTTCAAGCAC GCCTCCCCGGCTGCACTGGCTAAGAGTGTTTTGGCAGAGGTCCCGAACCAGGTTGTGGATTACTACAACGCTAAAGGCATCAAACCCAAGTGTATGTCTGACTATGAGTCCACAAGGACCTTCAGCCCCTGA